From the Aquitalea magnusonii genome, one window contains:
- a CDS encoding 2-hydroxyacid dehydrogenase: MSTVVLLTDDAELITELQQAFAQVAPELRVLQAHQAGAAEAEVAACWFPPPGSLQALPRLRLIHSVSAGIEHLDSSGSLPPVPVCRVVDPEQRQGMVEFMRWAVIHYQRHFDLVLANQRQARWQRPPQCPASAYKVGVLGLGSMGSAVAQDLAGAGYAVRGWSRSPKTLAGVDCYHGDSGLPHCLAGLDLLINLLPLTAATERLLDRQVFATLAPGAVLVNGGRGQHVADADLAEALRSGQLRAALLDVFEQEPLPAAHPWWHTAGVTVTPHMASAASAHCIASQIAENTRRLSSAAPLLHRADPALGY, translated from the coding sequence ATGAGCACGGTTGTTCTTCTCACCGACGATGCCGAACTGATCACCGAATTGCAGCAGGCTTTTGCCCAGGTGGCACCCGAGCTGCGCGTGCTGCAGGCACACCAGGCAGGTGCGGCAGAGGCCGAGGTTGCCGCCTGCTGGTTTCCCCCTCCCGGCTCCTTGCAGGCACTGCCACGGCTGCGGCTGATTCATTCCGTGTCCGCAGGCATCGAACATCTGGACAGTAGCGGCAGCCTGCCGCCGGTGCCGGTGTGCCGGGTGGTGGACCCGGAACAACGCCAGGGCATGGTGGAATTCATGCGCTGGGCGGTGATCCACTATCAGCGCCACTTCGACCTCGTACTGGCCAACCAGCGCCAGGCGCGCTGGCAACGCCCACCGCAATGCCCGGCCAGCGCCTACAAGGTGGGGGTGTTGGGGCTAGGGTCGATGGGTAGCGCCGTGGCACAGGATCTGGCCGGGGCCGGCTATGCGGTGCGTGGCTGGTCGCGCAGCCCCAAGACGCTGGCCGGGGTGGACTGCTACCACGGTGACAGCGGCTTGCCGCACTGCCTGGCCGGGCTGGACCTGCTGATCAATCTGCTGCCGCTGACCGCCGCCACCGAAAGGCTGCTGGACCGCCAGGTGTTTGCCACGCTGGCCCCAGGCGCGGTGCTGGTGAATGGTGGCCGTGGCCAGCATGTGGCCGATGCGGATTTGGCGGAGGCGCTGCGCAGTGGCCAGTTACGCGCGGCCTTGCTGGACGTGTTCGAACAGGAACCGCTGCCCGCCGCTCACCCCTGGTGGCACACCGCGGGCGTCACCGTCACACCGCACATGGCCTCGGCTGCCTCGGCGCACTGCATTGCCAGCCAGATCGCAGAAAACACGCGGCGGCTGAGCAGCGCCGCGCCGCTGCTGCATCGGGCCGATCCGGCGTTGGGCTACTGA
- a CDS encoding class II aldolase/adducin family protein: MNPAARFSSAEWQARCELAALYRLIAHFRMTDMIDTHISLRIPGPAHHFLINRYGVLFQHMRASDLVRIDQHGNVVGGDGDAQRVNRAGFVIHSAVHMARPDLHCVIHTHTAAGMAVSAQEHGLLPITQHALKFYGRLSYHEYEGIALSLEERERLVADLGPRNKAIILRNHGLLAGGRSVAEAFHEIYFLERACQAQVQAMAGGCQLHYPSEAVRQHTADQFALDDEEEIIALGWQAALALIADQQESYAS; this comes from the coding sequence ATGAACCCAGCAGCCCGATTTTCCTCTGCTGAATGGCAGGCACGCTGCGAGCTGGCAGCGTTGTACCGGCTGATTGCCCATTTCCGCATGACGGACATGATAGATACCCATATTTCGCTGCGCATTCCCGGCCCGGCGCATCACTTCCTGATCAACCGCTACGGGGTGTTGTTCCAGCACATGCGCGCTTCCGACCTGGTGCGCATCGATCAGCATGGCAATGTGGTGGGCGGCGATGGTGACGCCCAGCGCGTCAACCGGGCCGGCTTTGTCATCCATTCTGCCGTACACATGGCGCGCCCCGACCTGCACTGCGTGATCCACACCCATACCGCCGCCGGCATGGCCGTGTCGGCACAGGAACACGGCCTGCTGCCGATTACCCAGCATGCGCTGAAGTTTTATGGCCGGCTGAGCTACCACGAATACGAAGGCATTGCCCTGTCGCTGGAGGAACGCGAACGGCTGGTGGCCGATCTTGGCCCGCGCAACAAGGCAATCATCCTGCGCAACCACGGCCTGCTGGCCGGGGGACGCTCGGTGGCCGAGGCTTTCCACGAAATCTACTTCCTGGAGCGGGCCTGCCAGGCACAGGTGCAGGCCATGGCCGGCGGCTGCCAATTGCACTATCCCAGCGAAGCGGTGCGCCAGCATACTGCCGACCAGTTTGCCCTGGACGATGAAGAAGAAATCATCGCCCTGGGCTGGCAGGCAGCGCTGGCGCTGATTGCCGACCAACAGGAAAGCTACGCCTCATGA
- a CDS encoding zinc ribbon domain-containing protein, producing MEFWKKILGQAHADGHGRQQGHGGSHHGSHGSHGSHAPAHRPAPGSACPRCQTPLASGMRFCPQCGQTLSPGQCRQCNATLPANSQFCSQCGSPAH from the coding sequence ATGGAATTCTGGAAAAAAATACTGGGACAGGCGCATGCTGACGGCCATGGCAGGCAGCAGGGCCATGGCGGCAGCCATCACGGCAGTCATGGCAGTCACGGCAGCCATGCACCGGCACACCGCCCTGCGCCGGGCAGCGCCTGCCCGCGTTGCCAGACACCGCTTGCCAGCGGCATGCGCTTCTGCCCGCAGTGTGGGCAGACGCTAAGCCCCGGCCAATGCCGGCAATGCAATGCCACTTTGCCGGCCAACAGCCAGTTCTGTAGCCAGTGTGGCAGCCCGGCTCATTAA
- a CDS encoding methyl-accepting chemotaxis protein: MTITKKLLLTLSIALAGMLLVGGYAISALHAGQQRFVYVQTHTFPDLKIMQGTLRAVADIRANTLRHVLATTDEQKAAAESNLAEADQRFDKLMSEYRINETASAEDSQLLEADKAMMAQYRDGRSRILALSRNKQTEQAISLVNNEFVKTAAALMTAVEEHARFNYRLANDLAQENDRTYRLVFGVAVGLMAFALLVTGTMGGLLYRNISHGLSHIEHTIEAVSNQRDFRLRAQSNNQDEIGRTASAFNRMLEGLQQAMRQLADGARQVKHASQELSQTASEVSMAAGAQSEASANIAATIEQMTVSINHVASQSVEQSDGAKSSQALVVESSSIIEQTIKDIHQISQVVTVSADSIHEMEAHSGEVATVINVIRDIADQTNLLALNAAIEAARAGEQGRGFAVVADEVRKLAERTTKSTQEISSTIEAMLGNASHATAQMQKAEELVKVGVTRADQAAVAMRRIGELAGAAVQGSDAVAAAIQQQGVASNNIAAMVERTAQASEEASAAAQNTAQNAAQLDDLAKMQSEILDRYQV, encoded by the coding sequence ATGACCATCACGAAAAAACTATTGCTGACCTTATCGATTGCCTTGGCCGGCATGCTGCTGGTGGGTGGCTATGCCATCAGTGCCCTGCACGCCGGACAACAGCGCTTTGTGTATGTGCAGACCCACACCTTCCCCGATCTGAAAATCATGCAGGGTACCTTGCGGGCCGTGGCGGATATCCGCGCCAATACCCTGCGCCATGTCCTGGCCACCACCGACGAGCAGAAAGCCGCGGCAGAGAGCAATCTGGCCGAAGCGGATCAGCGCTTTGACAAGTTGATGAGCGAATACCGCATCAATGAAACCGCCAGTGCCGAGGACAGCCAGTTGCTGGAAGCAGACAAGGCGATGATGGCCCAGTACCGCGATGGCCGCAGCCGCATTCTGGCCCTGTCGCGCAACAAGCAGACCGAGCAGGCCATCTCCCTGGTCAACAACGAATTCGTGAAAACCGCTGCCGCGCTGATGACCGCGGTAGAAGAACATGCCCGCTTCAATTACCGCCTGGCTAATGATCTGGCCCAGGAAAACGACCGCACCTACCGGCTGGTATTCGGCGTGGCCGTGGGCCTGATGGCCTTCGCCCTGCTGGTGACCGGTACGATGGGTGGGCTGCTGTACCGCAATATCAGCCATGGCCTGAGCCATATCGAACACACCATTGAGGCGGTCAGCAACCAGCGTGATTTCCGTCTGCGCGCCCAAAGCAACAATCAGGATGAAATCGGCCGTACCGCCAGCGCCTTCAACCGCATGCTGGAAGGGCTGCAGCAAGCCATGCGCCAGTTGGCCGATGGTGCGCGCCAGGTGAAGCATGCCTCGCAGGAGCTGTCACAAACCGCCAGCGAGGTGTCCATGGCCGCCGGTGCGCAAAGCGAGGCTTCGGCCAATATTGCCGCCACCATCGAGCAGATGACGGTGAGCATCAATCATGTGGCTTCGCAATCGGTGGAACAGAGCGATGGCGCCAAGTCGTCCCAGGCGCTGGTGGTGGAAAGCAGCAGCATCATCGAACAGACCATCAAGGACATCCACCAGATTTCGCAGGTGGTGACGGTATCGGCCGACAGTATTCATGAAATGGAAGCACATAGCGGCGAAGTGGCCACGGTCATCAATGTGATTCGCGACATTGCCGACCAGACCAATCTGCTGGCGCTGAATGCGGCCATCGAAGCCGCCCGTGCCGGCGAGCAGGGCCGTGGCTTTGCCGTGGTGGCCGATGAAGTACGCAAGCTGGCCGAGCGCACCACCAAGTCTACCCAGGAAATTTCTTCCACCATCGAAGCCATGCTGGGCAATGCCAGCCATGCCACCGCGCAAATGCAAAAAGCGGAAGAGCTGGTCAAGGTGGGTGTCACCCGCGCCGATCAGGCCGCCGTAGCCATGCGGCGCATTGGTGAGCTGGCCGGGGCGGCGGTACAAGGCAGCGATGCGGTGGCGGCGGCCATCCAGCAGCAGGGCGTGGCCAGCAATAATATTGCCGCCATGGTGGAGCGCACGGCCCAGGCTTCGGAAGAAGCCAGTGCCGCCGCGCAGAACACGGCACAGAATGCCGCGCAACTGGACGATCTGGCCAAAATGCAAAGCGAGATTCTGGATCGCTACCAGGTATAA
- a CDS encoding cytochrome-c peroxidase: protein MKSLRYFSMLLPLFTATVVHAAASIQSEPIQPIPKAVIKNPAMVELGKKLFFEPRLSKSGFISCNSCHNLSTGGSDNLSSSIGDHWQQGPIRSPTVLNSSMNVAQFWDGRAKSLQEQASGPIANPKEMASNHVLALDVLRSIPAYVNEFDKVFGHKQITMQEVTQAIAAFEETLVTPDSRFDLWLKGNKKALNTQELRGYQTFKTAGCVACHNGPAVGGNSFQKMGLVAPYHTSNPAQGRAGVTGKEADRMSFKVPSLRNVALRAPYFHDAGAPTLEAAVTTMGQLQLGRSFNKQEVADIVAFLHTLTGKQPQIVLPVLPASSNNTPRPTPFN from the coding sequence ATGAAATCTCTCCGTTATTTCAGCATGCTGCTGCCGCTATTCACCGCTACAGTAGTGCATGCCGCCGCCAGCATTCAAAGTGAGCCTATCCAGCCTATTCCCAAGGCTGTAATTAAGAACCCGGCCATGGTGGAATTAGGCAAGAAGCTGTTTTTTGAACCGCGGCTGTCGAAATCCGGTTTTATTTCTTGTAATTCCTGTCACAACCTGTCCACCGGCGGCAGTGATAACCTCAGCTCCTCGATTGGCGATCACTGGCAGCAAGGGCCTATCCGTTCGCCCACCGTGCTTAATTCCAGCATGAATGTGGCGCAGTTTTGGGATGGCCGCGCCAAATCGCTGCAGGAGCAGGCCAGCGGGCCGATTGCCAATCCCAAGGAAATGGCATCCAACCATGTGCTGGCGCTGGATGTGCTGCGCTCTATCCCGGCCTATGTCAACGAGTTTGACAAGGTATTCGGCCACAAGCAGATCACCATGCAGGAGGTAACGCAGGCGATTGCGGCGTTTGAGGAAACCCTGGTGACGCCGGATTCGCGCTTTGACCTATGGCTGAAGGGCAATAAGAAGGCGCTGAACACGCAGGAGCTGCGCGGCTACCAAACCTTCAAGACTGCGGGCTGCGTGGCCTGCCACAACGGCCCGGCGGTGGGGGGGAATTCCTTCCAGAAGATGGGTCTGGTGGCACCGTATCACACCAGTAATCCGGCGCAGGGCCGTGCCGGGGTAACGGGCAAGGAAGCGGACCGCATGTCGTTCAAGGTGCCGTCCTTGCGTAATGTGGCGCTGCGGGCGCCTTACTTCCACGATGCCGGCGCACCCACGCTGGAAGCGGCTGTCACCACCATGGGCCAGCTACAGTTGGGACGCAGTTTTAACAAGCAGGAGGTGGCGGATATCGTGGCCTTCCTGCATACGCTTACCGGCAAGCAACCGCAGATTGTGCTGCCCGTGCTGCCGGCATCCAGTAACAATACCCCGCGCCCCACCCCGTTCAACTAG
- a CDS encoding autotransporter outer membrane beta-barrel domain-containing protein has protein sequence MYYDTGSIITTCVTPGSCSTGDSQSWYYAYVVSSSPSTNLTSSAQSQHNNPGINAARVLDANSALQSRFSGLSTAQQQSSAVSQTLPVLTGAASQAVQAASTAVNQVIVGRLNTQRGQSSGDTFYTDKNVWLKPFGSRADQADTDGVSGYKANIFGLAGGVDGKLNSKLRLGAAFSYARSDVDSNASAPQSLNVDSYQLIGYGSYDLNERTALDFQADIGQNKNESSRTLSFASNVAKANYDSWTVHTGLSLSRSYALSENNSLIPSVRVDYTRIRADGYQESGAGSLNLNVGTQNTEALVFGVDGKLVSKLNDKLTLSTSIGVGYDAMSKQNAITSAYAGAPTAAFTTTGINPSPWLGRGALGLAYKTKNGLEITGRYDLEYRQSYLGQTVSLNLNMPF, from the coding sequence GTGTACTATGATACTGGATCAATCATAACGACTTGCGTTACCCCAGGAAGTTGTTCAACTGGGGATAGCCAATCTTGGTACTACGCCTATGTTGTAAGCAGCTCGCCTAGTACCAACCTCACTAGTTCTGCGCAAAGCCAGCACAACAACCCCGGCATCAACGCCGCCCGTGTACTGGATGCCAATAGCGCGCTGCAATCCCGCTTCAGCGGCCTGAGCACGGCCCAGCAGCAATCCAGTGCAGTCAGCCAGACCTTGCCGGTGCTGACCGGTGCTGCCAGCCAGGCAGTTCAGGCGGCATCCACTGCGGTGAATCAGGTGATTGTCGGTCGTTTGAATACCCAGCGTGGCCAATCGTCCGGTGACACCTTCTACACCGACAAGAATGTTTGGTTGAAGCCCTTCGGCTCACGTGCCGACCAGGCAGATACCGATGGTGTAAGCGGCTACAAGGCCAACATCTTTGGCCTGGCTGGCGGTGTGGATGGCAAGCTCAACAGCAAGCTGCGCCTGGGTGCCGCCTTCAGCTATGCCCGCAGCGACGTGGACAGCAATGCCAGCGCCCCGCAAAGCCTGAATGTGGATAGCTACCAGCTGATCGGCTATGGCTCTTACGACCTCAACGAACGTACCGCGCTGGATTTCCAGGCTGACATCGGTCAGAACAAGAACGAAAGCAGCCGCACGCTTTCCTTCGCCAGCAACGTGGCCAAGGCCAACTACGACAGCTGGACGGTTCACACCGGCCTCAGCCTGTCGCGCAGTTACGCGCTGAGTGAAAATAACAGCCTGATTCCGTCCGTGCGCGTGGATTACACCCGCATTCGCGCTGATGGTTATCAGGAAAGCGGTGCCGGTTCGCTCAACCTGAACGTGGGCACGCAAAATACCGAAGCACTGGTATTTGGCGTGGACGGCAAGCTGGTCAGCAAGCTCAACGACAAGCTCACCCTCAGCACCAGTATTGGTGTGGGCTATGACGCCATGAGCAAGCAGAACGCCATCACCTCCGCCTATGCAGGCGCACCGACGGCAGCCTTCACCACTACCGGCATCAACCCCAGCCCGTGGCTGGGTCGTGGCGCACTGGGCCTGGCATACAAAACCAAGAACGGTCTGGAAATCACCGGCCGTTACGATCTGGAATACCGCCAGAGCTACCTGGGCCAAACCGTATCGCTCAACCTGAACATGCCTTTCTAA
- a CDS encoding alpha/beta hydrolase has protein sequence MLSTVLRSALLCSVLLLSACAQLLDGASRLAQSQQLLQIRSWQGQYLQAGDFRLFSAGPVAQVAGNQPITVYLEGDGLAWLNSDTPSDDPTPLRPVGLQLALQQPDGVAVYLARPCQYAQPMPAQCQQRWWTSERFAEPVVAALDQALDQLKQQYGAGQINLVGYSGGAALALLLAERRSDVQLLIGVAGNVDPAGWIKLHDLSPLQGSLDPRQGLKHLRARHVWLFSGEQDENIPPSLATGVAERLTAQLPVSLRTLPGFNHQCCWAESWPALWREATGQK, from the coding sequence ATGTTGTCCACTGTGCTGCGTAGTGCCCTGTTGTGTAGCGTGCTGTTGCTGTCCGCCTGTGCCCAGCTGCTGGATGGCGCCAGCCGCTTGGCGCAGTCGCAGCAGTTGCTGCAAATCAGGAGCTGGCAAGGACAGTATCTGCAGGCCGGGGACTTCCGTCTGTTCAGTGCTGGCCCGGTCGCGCAGGTAGCAGGCAATCAGCCCATTACGGTTTATCTGGAAGGCGATGGCCTGGCCTGGCTCAATAGCGACACCCCGTCAGACGACCCTACCCCACTGCGGCCCGTAGGCTTGCAACTGGCCTTGCAGCAGCCCGATGGCGTGGCTGTCTATCTGGCGCGGCCATGCCAGTACGCGCAGCCCATGCCCGCACAATGCCAGCAGCGGTGGTGGACCTCTGAGCGCTTTGCCGAGCCGGTGGTGGCCGCGCTGGACCAGGCGCTGGACCAACTCAAGCAGCAATACGGTGCCGGGCAAATCAATCTGGTGGGGTATTCCGGCGGTGCTGCGCTCGCCCTATTGCTGGCCGAGCGGCGTAGCGATGTACAGCTGCTGATAGGCGTCGCGGGTAATGTGGACCCGGCAGGCTGGATCAAACTGCATGACCTGTCTCCATTGCAAGGTTCGCTGGACCCACGACAAGGCTTGAAACATCTGCGTGCCCGCCATGTATGGCTGTTTAGCGGTGAGCAAGACGAAAACATACCGCCATCACTGGCAACAGGCGTGGCGGAACGGCTGACAGCGCAACTGCCGGTAAGCCTGCGTACATTGCCGGGGTTCAACCATCAATGCTGCTGGGCAGAATCCTGGCCTGCGCTGTGGCGGGAGGCTACAGGACAGAAGTAA
- a CDS encoding glutaminase, producing the protein MDYQTVLDDIYRDIAPWRGSGTVARYIPELARVPVDKFGMAVVTVDGRCFTVGDAGERFSIQSISKLFACVMAFRLLGDALWQRVGREPSGTAFNSLVQLETEQGKPRNPFINAGALVVTDVLAQRFVRADTAVLAFIRRLIDQADLNYDSRVAQSEMAHANRNRAIAHFMASFGNMQMPPEQVVEAYCRQCAITMSCVELAQAALFLANGGVAPLTGERILDVSANKRLSALMLTCGTYDAAGDFVFRVGLPAKSGVGGGIVALLPGELALCVWSPGLDANGNSLAGVQALELFTTYTGRSLF; encoded by the coding sequence ATGGATTACCAAACCGTTCTGGATGACATTTACCGCGACATTGCCCCCTGGCGCGGCAGCGGTACGGTGGCGCGCTATATTCCGGAGCTGGCACGGGTGCCGGTGGACAAGTTTGGCATGGCGGTGGTGACGGTGGATGGCCGCTGCTTTACCGTGGGCGACGCCGGAGAGCGCTTTTCCATTCAAAGCATTTCCAAGCTGTTTGCCTGCGTGATGGCGTTTCGCCTGCTGGGCGATGCCTTGTGGCAACGGGTGGGGCGCGAGCCGTCCGGCACGGCGTTCAATTCGCTGGTGCAACTGGAAACCGAGCAGGGCAAGCCGCGTAACCCGTTTATCAATGCCGGGGCGCTGGTGGTGACTGACGTGCTGGCGCAGCGTTTTGTGCGGGCGGACACGGCGGTGCTGGCGTTTATCCGGCGGCTGATTGACCAGGCGGACCTCAACTACGACTCGCGGGTGGCGCAGTCGGAAATGGCGCATGCCAACCGCAACCGGGCGATTGCCCATTTCATGGCCAGCTTCGGCAATATGCAGATGCCGCCGGAACAGGTGGTGGAGGCGTATTGCCGCCAGTGCGCCATCACCATGAGCTGCGTGGAACTGGCGCAGGCGGCCTTGTTTCTGGCCAATGGCGGGGTGGCCCCGCTGACTGGTGAGCGCATTCTGGATGTCAGCGCCAACAAGCGGCTGTCCGCGCTGATGCTGACCTGCGGCACCTACGACGCAGCGGGGGATTTTGTCTTTCGCGTGGGCCTGCCCGCCAAAAGCGGCGTAGGCGGCGGCATTGTGGCGCTGCTGCCGGGCGAGCTGGCGCTGTGCGTGTGGTCGCCGGGGCTGGACGCCAACGGCAACTCGCTGGCCGGGGTGCAGGCGCTGGAGTTGTTTACCACGTATACCGGGCGATCGTTGTTTTAA
- a CDS encoding methyl-accepting chemotaxis protein codes for MSISQRISLLLAVLFAAIVSLSFTGIYGLNGAQDRFEFYQDNTAPSVKALSEINILTQKMRVQARDYLIFTAPERRAQAERRLNDAATRVTSLLDNYEKNYISDDTDLAMVKQDRQMFETYFNNTRKLLSAAAAGNTAAVQAGFSDGGDFRQSAITLEAQLEKHLDYNWKLGDVLREKNQQAYQRLLITQITISTLAIAFCLVFGSITIRNLRNRLNRLGEFIDHVTGKLDFTPRIKVTRDDELGKVADAMNKLLTRLQDSLNEINRGALSIASVSESLSQNASQVASAASQQSSASANVAATVEQMTVSVNHVADRASEANNMTVESGKLASDGVSVINDAATGIRNIAANISNAETLIRDLETRTQDIESVIQVIKDVADQTNLLALNAAIEAARAGEQGRGFAVVADEVRKLAERTASSTQEITSTIVNMRQSAESAVRGMQDVVGLVEHSVSNTTTANDAINRIQHSSQQASHVVGEITSAIQEQSVATNNIAQQVESIAQMAERSSISATDTAKLAQDLDQLSRALKGIVDTYTLSSAQTTLM; via the coding sequence ATGTCAATTTCACAGCGTATATCGCTTCTGCTGGCTGTACTGTTCGCGGCCATTGTTTCCCTCAGTTTTACTGGCATTTATGGCTTGAATGGTGCGCAAGACCGTTTTGAGTTCTATCAGGACAACACCGCCCCCAGCGTAAAGGCGCTGAGTGAGATCAATATACTGACCCAGAAAATGCGCGTGCAGGCACGCGACTACCTGATTTTCACCGCCCCGGAACGCCGGGCGCAGGCAGAACGCAGGCTGAACGACGCCGCCACGCGGGTGACATCGCTGCTGGATAACTACGAAAAAAACTACATTTCCGACGACACCGACCTGGCCATGGTCAAGCAAGACCGGCAAATGTTTGAGACCTACTTCAACAACACGCGCAAGCTGCTGAGTGCTGCCGCCGCTGGCAATACCGCCGCCGTACAAGCCGGTTTTTCCGATGGGGGAGATTTCCGCCAAAGCGCCATCACCCTGGAAGCCCAGTTGGAAAAGCATCTGGACTACAACTGGAAGCTGGGCGATGTGCTGCGCGAAAAAAACCAGCAAGCCTACCAGCGCCTGCTGATCACCCAGATTACCATCAGCACCCTGGCCATTGCCTTCTGCCTGGTGTTTGGCAGCATCACCATCCGCAACCTGCGTAACCGCCTCAACCGGCTGGGCGAGTTTATCGACCACGTTACCGGCAAGCTGGACTTCACCCCGCGTATCAAGGTCACCCGCGATGACGAGCTGGGCAAGGTGGCCGACGCCATGAACAAACTGCTGACCCGCCTGCAAGACAGCCTTAACGAAATCAACCGTGGCGCCCTGTCCATTGCCAGCGTGTCCGAGTCCCTGTCGCAAAACGCCAGCCAGGTAGCCAGCGCCGCCAGCCAGCAAAGCAGCGCCTCGGCCAATGTGGCCGCCACGGTAGAGCAAATGACCGTCAGCGTGAACCACGTGGCCGACCGCGCCTCCGAGGCCAACAACATGACCGTGGAATCCGGCAAGCTGGCCAGCGACGGCGTTAGCGTCATCAACGACGCCGCCACCGGCATCCGCAATATCGCCGCCAATATCAGCAATGCCGAAACCCTGATCCGCGACCTGGAAACCAGAACACAAGACATCGAAAGCGTGATTCAGGTGATCAAGGACGTGGCCGACCAAACCAATCTGCTGGCGCTCAACGCCGCCATCGAAGCCGCCCGCGCCGGCGAACAAGGCCGCGGCTTTGCCGTGGTGGCCGACGAAGTACGCAAGCTGGCAGAACGCACGGCCAGCTCCACCCAGGAAATCACCTCCACCATCGTCAACATGCGGCAAAGCGCCGAATCCGCCGTGCGCGGCATGCAGGACGTCGTGGGCCTGGTGGAACACAGCGTCAGCAACACCACCACCGCCAACGACGCCATCAACCGCATCCAGCACAGCAGCCAGCAAGCCAGCCATGTGGTGGGCGAAATCACCAGCGCCATCCAGGAACAAAGCGTCGCCACCAACAATATTGCCCAGCAGGTGGAAAGCATTGCCCAAATGGCCGAGCGCAGCAGCATCTCCGCCACCGACACCGCCAAGCTGGCACAAGACCTGGACCAGCTCTCCCGCGCGCTCAAGGGCATTGTCGACACCTACACCCTAAGCTCTGCCCAAACCACGCTGATGTAA
- a CDS encoding helix-turn-helix domain-containing protein: protein MSQEALALEAGLHRTFVAHVERQARNISLDNLTRLANALDVPVHNLLMP from the coding sequence ATGTCACAAGAGGCCCTTGCTTTGGAAGCAGGCCTGCACCGCACCTTCGTCGCCCACGTCGAGCGGCAAGCCCGCAATATCTCGCTGGACAACCTGACACGGCTGGCCAACGCGCTGGATGTGCCTGTCCACAACCTGCTGATGCCCTGA
- a CDS encoding helix-turn-helix domain-containing protein → MDISSEHAILIAFGDTVRRHRVELGLSQEALAEIVSLHRTYIGSVERGERNVSLLNLCKIAHALGLSVSELLSRAEDELPVRPIRS, encoded by the coding sequence ATGGACATTAGTAGCGAACACGCAATTCTTATTGCCTTTGGTGACACAGTAAGGCGCCACAGGGTAGAGCTGGGCCTTAGTCAAGAGGCTCTTGCGGAAATTGTTAGCCTTCACAGAACCTATATTGGCTCCGTAGAGCGTGGAGAACGGAATGTATCTCTCTTAAATCTTTGCAAAATTGCTCATGCGCTAGGACTCTCGGTTTCCGAACTACTCAGCAGAGCGGAAGATGAGCTGCCAGTTCGCCCTATCAGGAGCTAA